Proteins from one Azospirillum brasilense genomic window:
- a CDS encoding NifB/NifX family molybdenum-iron cluster-binding protein, translating into MRFAVGTQDYRSIATHGGRTRRFLVFEAEAGGEPVEINRIELAEDEVLHLAGDGRPHPIDAVRVVITGSSGEGFINHMKRRGIEPVTTLETDPVQAIRDWFAGTVKTAPPPEHPHEHHDHGPENAPHECHGAPA; encoded by the coding sequence ATGAGGTTCGCCGTCGGCACGCAGGATTACCGCAGCATCGCCACCCATGGCGGCCGCACCCGTCGCTTTCTGGTCTTCGAGGCCGAGGCGGGCGGCGAGCCCGTCGAGATCAATCGGATCGAACTGGCCGAGGACGAGGTCCTTCACCTCGCCGGTGACGGGAGACCTCATCCGATCGACGCGGTGCGGGTGGTCATCACCGGCTCCTCCGGCGAGGGCTTCATCAACCACATGAAGCGCCGCGGCATCGAGCCGGTGACCACGCTGGAGACTGATCCGGTGCAGGCGATCCGCGACTGGTTCGCGGGGACCGTCAAGACGGCCCCGCCGCCCGAGCATCCACACGAGCATCATGACCACGGCCCCGAGAACGCCCCGCACGAGTGCCACGGGGCGCCGGCCTGA
- a CDS encoding MarR family transcriptional regulator: MTTLVQPQPTEDAERNDAERKASATQMYHEVARIIERMHRRFLDVLRIELSRIGIDDISPVQVMMLLNISNGEISVRDLIERGYYLGSNASYNLKQLVDSGYVDRSASPRDKRAARLKLSPRGLELCERLRHMASVHSDGLIRTEGDSQDFEVTYRTLRRLERKWTDVIRSDETEIL, from the coding sequence ATGACGACGCTCGTTCAGCCCCAGCCGACCGAAGACGCCGAGCGCAACGACGCTGAGCGCAAGGCCTCCGCGACCCAGATGTACCATGAGGTGGCGCGGATCATCGAACGGATGCACCGCCGCTTCCTCGACGTTCTGCGAATCGAGCTGTCCCGCATCGGCATCGACGACATCAGCCCGGTGCAGGTGATGATGCTGCTGAACATCTCCAACGGAGAGATCAGCGTGCGCGACCTGATCGAGCGCGGCTATTACCTCGGCTCCAACGCCTCCTACAACCTGAAGCAGCTGGTGGACAGCGGCTATGTGGACCGCTCCGCCTCGCCGCGCGACAAGCGCGCCGCCCGGCTGAAGCTGTCGCCTCGGGGGCTGGAGTTGTGCGAGCGGCTGCGCCACATGGCGTCCGTCCATTCCGACGGTCTGATCCGCACCGAGGGCGACAGCCAGGACTTCGAGGTCACCTACCGCACGCTGCGTCGTCTGGAGCGCAAATGGACGGACGTCATCCGCTCCGACGAAACCGAAATCCTCTGA
- a CDS encoding DUF2076 domain-containing protein, with protein MTPEERTLLSDLFTHLREVENQPRDPEAERFIQQMIQGQPAAAYYMAQSVLVQQQALTAAQQRIEDLERQVREAQSRAQQTQPQPSGGSFLSNALGLGRSPWAGGGNRPAEPRPALMPPSPQGPAYNPMQPPPRSPWGAAPQAGGQPGYGQPAYPPQPGYAPQPGFGPQGYAPRGGGFLSGAAQTAAGVAGGMLAASAISSMLSHSPGPFGEAAAAAGQTASHGETIINNYYGDSADQGADQGLPPEDNNLQNVDYQTDDSSFDDGGDDGGGDDSWI; from the coding sequence ATGACGCCCGAGGAACGCACCCTCCTTTCCGATCTGTTCACGCACCTGCGCGAGGTGGAGAACCAGCCCCGCGATCCGGAGGCGGAACGCTTCATCCAGCAGATGATCCAGGGCCAGCCCGCCGCCGCCTACTACATGGCGCAGTCGGTCCTGGTGCAGCAGCAGGCGCTGACCGCCGCCCAGCAGCGCATCGAGGATCTGGAGCGGCAGGTGAGGGAGGCGCAGTCCCGCGCCCAGCAGACCCAGCCGCAGCCGTCCGGCGGCAGCTTCCTGTCCAACGCGCTCGGGCTGGGGCGCAGCCCGTGGGCCGGTGGGGGCAACCGTCCGGCTGAGCCGCGGCCTGCGCTGATGCCCCCGTCGCCCCAGGGGCCGGCCTACAACCCGATGCAGCCACCGCCGCGCAGCCCGTGGGGCGCCGCTCCGCAAGCCGGCGGGCAGCCCGGTTACGGCCAGCCGGCCTATCCGCCCCAGCCCGGCTACGCGCCGCAGCCCGGATTCGGCCCACAGGGATACGCGCCGCGCGGCGGAGGGTTCCTGAGCGGTGCCGCCCAGACCGCGGCCGGCGTGGCCGGCGGCATGCTGGCGGCCAGCGCCATCTCCTCGATGCTCAGCCATTCGCCGGGTCCGTTCGGCGAGGCCGCCGCCGCCGCGGGCCAGACGGCCAGCCATGGCGAGACGATCATCAACAATTACTACGGCGACTCCGCTGACCAGGGCGCGGACCAGGGCTTGCCGCCAGAGGATAACAACCTCCAGAACGTCGACTATCAAACCGACGATTCCTCGTTCGATGACGGCGGCGACGACGGTGGTGGAGACGACAGCTGGATCTGA